In Flavivirga abyssicola, the following are encoded in one genomic region:
- a CDS encoding NAD(P)/FAD-dependent oxidoreductase: MNIPQSDFPRVVIIGGGFAGINFARKIANKNIQVVLIDKRNYHTFQPLLYQVSSAGLEPDSIAYPLRKILKNHKNTFFRLAEVESINSDKNELKTSIGIINYDYLVIATGTKTNYFGNKSIEEYGMPMKKVPQALNIRSLILQNFEQAAITDDKEARKALLNFVIVGGGPTGVELAGAIAELKNHILPRDYRDLIPEDMQIYLLEGGARVLPTMSEHASKKATKFLSKLGVLVHCNTFVKNYDGRKVQTNLSLELQSETLIWAAGVTGNPVKGLQADVLVDRANRYKVNEYNQIEGYNNIFALGDIGLMQTDAYPNGHPQVAQPAIQQGELLGKNLMKLIAGKPMKKFKYKDKGSMATVGRNKAVVDLKHFRFAGFFAWFVWMFVHLMALVGFRNRVIVFFNWGYNYINFDKAARLIIRPFKKLN, encoded by the coding sequence ATGAATATACCCCAATCTGATTTTCCCAGAGTCGTTATTATAGGCGGTGGTTTTGCAGGAATTAATTTTGCAAGAAAAATAGCAAACAAAAATATACAGGTCGTTTTAATTGATAAAAGAAACTACCACACGTTTCAACCATTATTATATCAAGTTTCCTCGGCAGGGTTAGAGCCGGATTCTATTGCATATCCACTTCGTAAAATATTGAAGAATCATAAAAACACGTTTTTTCGTCTAGCTGAAGTAGAATCCATTAATTCTGATAAAAATGAGCTAAAAACAAGTATTGGTATTATAAATTATGATTATTTAGTAATAGCAACAGGAACTAAGACAAACTATTTTGGAAATAAGTCTATTGAAGAATATGGTATGCCTATGAAAAAAGTCCCTCAAGCTTTAAATATTCGTAGTTTAATATTGCAAAATTTTGAACAGGCAGCTATAACAGATGATAAAGAAGCCCGCAAAGCTTTGTTGAATTTTGTTATTGTTGGAGGCGGGCCAACTGGAGTTGAGTTGGCAGGTGCTATTGCTGAGCTAAAAAACCATATTTTACCAAGAGATTATCGTGATTTAATCCCCGAAGATATGCAGATATATCTACTAGAAGGAGGAGCTCGTGTTTTACCTACAATGAGCGAACATGCATCTAAAAAAGCAACTAAGTTTTTGTCTAAGTTAGGTGTTTTAGTACACTGTAATACATTTGTTAAAAATTATGATGGAAGAAAAGTACAAACTAATTTAAGTTTAGAATTACAATCTGAAACTTTAATTTGGGCAGCAGGTGTTACAGGGAATCCGGTAAAAGGACTTCAAGCAGATGTGCTTGTTGATCGTGCCAATAGATATAAAGTAAATGAGTATAACCAGATAGAAGGTTATAACAATATTTTTGCTTTAGGAGATATTGGTTTAATGCAAACCGATGCGTATCCAAATGGCCATCCACAAGTAGCACAACCAGCTATTCAGCAAGGTGAACTTTTAGGAAAAAACCTTATGAAATTAATAGCCGGTAAGCCGATGAAAAAATTTAAATATAAGGACAAAGGATCGATGGCTACGGTAGGTAGAAACAAAGCGGTTGTTGATTTAAAACATTTTAGATTTGCAGGTTTTTTTGCATGGTTTGTATGGATGTTTGTACACCTTATGGCATTGGTCGGTTTTAGAAATAGAGTGATTGTTTTCTTTAATTGGGGCTATAATTATATTAATTTTGATAAAGCTGCACGACTTATTATACGTCCATTTAAGAAGTTAAATTAA
- the rsgA gene encoding ribosome small subunit-dependent GTPase A, whose product MKSTLTLEDLGYNEALKAYRKEQHIDSFLVGRVILEHKDRYIVKTDHNECDAELIGNLRFTAKNRYDLPAVGDWVAISEYDESKALIHAIYPRHSIIERQAVGKYAQTQIIATNIDYGLIIQSVNRDFNINRLERYLTICNASNVKPIIILSKIDLIDELRLNTLLDTIKKRIKGVTIIAMSNQSKIGLDKIESIINKGKTYCLLGSSGVGKSTLLNLLIGKELMDTGAISKRIDRGKHVTTHRELIVLDDGGILIDNPGMREIGITKSSEGLEMTFDDISELSQSCKFKNCTHTREKGCAILNAVENGDIDSDSYTNFQKMEKESAFFESSVEEKRKKDKDFGKMVKHIKKQRQRDKY is encoded by the coding sequence ATGAAATCTACATTAACACTTGAAGACTTAGGATATAATGAAGCTTTAAAAGCTTATCGAAAAGAACAACATATCGATTCGTTTCTGGTTGGTAGGGTTATATTGGAACATAAAGACAGATATATTGTAAAAACAGACCATAACGAATGTGATGCAGAACTTATTGGTAATTTAAGATTTACCGCCAAAAACAGATATGATCTGCCAGCTGTTGGAGATTGGGTTGCTATTTCTGAATATGATGAAAGCAAAGCTTTAATACATGCCATTTACCCCAGACATTCTATAATAGAAAGACAAGCAGTTGGGAAATATGCCCAAACCCAAATAATTGCCACAAATATTGATTATGGCTTAATTATACAATCTGTAAACAGGGATTTTAATATAAACCGTTTAGAACGGTATTTAACTATTTGTAACGCTTCTAACGTTAAACCTATTATTATTTTAAGTAAAATAGATTTAATAGATGAGTTAAGGTTAAACACGCTTCTCGATACCATAAAAAAACGTATCAAAGGTGTTACTATAATTGCGATGAGCAATCAATCAAAAATTGGATTAGATAAAATAGAATCGATCATAAACAAAGGCAAAACTTATTGCTTATTAGGGTCTTCTGGAGTAGGAAAATCAACGCTTTTAAATTTACTAATAGGTAAAGAACTAATGGATACAGGTGCTATTAGCAAGCGCATAGACAGAGGAAAGCATGTAACCACACACAGAGAATTAATTGTGCTAGATGATGGAGGTATTTTAATCGACAACCCTGGCATGCGGGAAATTGGTATTACGAAATCTTCTGAAGGGTTAGAAATGACCTTTGATGATATTTCTGAGTTATCTCAGAGTTGTAAATTCAAAAACTGCACACATACCAGAGAAAAAGGCTGTGCTATACTAAATGCCGTTGAGAATGGAGACATCGATTCAGATTCTTATACTAATTTTCAAAAAATGGAAAAAGAAAGCGCCTTCTTTGAATCGAGTGTCGAAGAAAAGAGAAAAAAGGATAAAGACTTTGGAAAAATGGTTAAGCATATCAAAAAACAAAGACAGCGAGATAAGTACTAG
- a CDS encoding GNAT family N-acetyltransferase: MIRKYNEKEIPALIEIWEHASTLAHPFLNNEFTQMVKKAMTEIYLPNSDTWVYKESEKIVGFISMIENEIGGLFVNPNYHSKGIGTALVNHINQFHKKLEVEVFNENKIGKPFYEKHGFKTFKTYIQEGKNQKVLRMKK, encoded by the coding sequence ATGATTAGAAAATATAATGAAAAAGAAATCCCAGCCCTTATTGAAATATGGGAACATGCCTCTACATTAGCGCATCCTTTTTTAAATAATGAATTCACTCAAATGGTAAAAAAGGCCATGACAGAAATCTATCTTCCAAACTCGGATACTTGGGTGTATAAAGAATCCGAAAAAATCGTGGGTTTTATATCTATGATAGAAAACGAAATTGGAGGGCTATTTGTAAATCCAAATTATCATTCCAAAGGTATTGGAACAGCATTGGTTAATCATATTAATCAATTTCATAAGAAACTAGAAGTTGAAGTCTTTAATGAAAATAAAATAGGGAAACCCTTTTATGAAAAGCATGGGTTTAAAACTTTTAAAACATATATTCAAGAAGGTAAGAATCAAAAAGTACTTAGAATGAAAAAATAA
- a CDS encoding RNA polymerase sigma factor — translation MKKELEHSFVELLEKHQNIIHKVCRLYTNNYDAHNDLFQEITIQLWKAYPKFRGDAKFSTWMYRVGLNTAITLYRKSKRTINTQDFNGVEFKIKAENYDDTEEEQLKILYKAVHQLNDIEKALVFLYLEDKDYREISETLGISEVNARVKMNRIKTKLRTILNP, via the coding sequence TTGAAAAAAGAACTAGAACATAGTTTTGTTGAATTGCTAGAAAAGCATCAAAATATTATACATAAGGTATGTCGCTTATATACTAATAATTATGATGCTCATAATGATTTATTTCAAGAAATAACCATTCAGCTTTGGAAAGCATATCCGAAATTTAGAGGAGACGCTAAATTTAGTACATGGATGTACAGAGTAGGTTTAAATACAGCAATTACGCTTTATAGAAAATCTAAGCGAACTATTAACACGCAAGATTTTAATGGCGTAGAATTTAAAATTAAGGCTGAAAATTATGATGATACAGAAGAGGAGCAACTAAAAATACTTTACAAAGCTGTACATCAATTAAATGATATTGAAAAAGCGCTTGTTTTCTTATACTTAGAAGATAAAGATTATAGAGAAATTAGTGAAACTTTGGGAATTAGTGAAGTGAATGCACGTGTGAAGATGAATAGAATAAAAACGAAACTTAGAACCATTTTAAATCCGTAA
- a CDS encoding TetR/AcrR family transcriptional regulator → MSDKKNKVLQVATRLFAEEGFENTSMSSICHEANVSKGLIYHHFKSKESILIDIFTSVTNQMIEMSAASKSEKKPKLQLVQLIETIFSQLEHDKIFFQLNLNIMFQPSTRRILKEQIEKRASLLFSAVKNIFDQISLKKSDLLSYMFIAEIDGISLSYLTVFNEYPLDMVKEELINKYTHLRIN, encoded by the coding sequence ATGAGTGATAAAAAAAATAAAGTACTCCAAGTTGCGACTAGGTTATTCGCCGAAGAAGGTTTTGAAAATACATCCATGTCAAGTATCTGTCATGAAGCTAATGTATCCAAAGGATTGATATATCATCATTTTAAATCAAAAGAATCAATTTTGATAGATATTTTCACAAGTGTGACAAATCAAATGATTGAGATGAGTGCAGCTTCTAAATCAGAGAAAAAACCTAAACTTCAATTAGTACAACTTATTGAGACCATTTTTTCGCAGTTGGAGCATGATAAAATCTTTTTTCAACTCAATTTAAATATTATGTTTCAACCATCGACCAGACGAATCCTAAAAGAACAAATAGAAAAAAGAGCCTCTCTTCTTTTTAGTGCTGTTAAAAATATTTTTGATCAAATTTCATTAAAAAAAAGTGATTTGCTAAGTTATATGTTCATTGCTGAAATTGATGGAATCTCATTAAGCTACCTTACTGTTTTTAATGAGTATCCACTTGATATGGTGAAAGAAGAGCTCATTAACAAATACACGCATCTTAGAATAAATTAA
- a CDS encoding TonB-dependent receptor, with translation MKYILTIITVLISIHINAQKTINGTVFNMKNVPIIGANIYLEGTYDGSTTDKNGAFSFTTSETGTQTLIVSYLSYETFTMVGDISYMHDLVVKLREDVSTLDAVILSAGTFSAGDNSKVNVLKPLDVVTTASALGDFVGALQTLPGTTTVAEDGRLFVRGGGANETQIFIDGIRVFTPYTPTTNNAPTRGRYSPFLFDGITFSTGGYSAEFGQALSSVLLLNTIDEPDQEKTDIGVMSVGATLGNTQKWEKSSLSVNASYINLAPYNAIFSNRNDWIRPFETVSGEAVFRKKTNKGLFKLYGAFDTTNFELTQEDINNSEGVHFKLNNNNVYFNSSYQGTLNDTWTLFGGVSYTHAKNNFNIIESAIKDTENSVHAKLKFKNRISNRFKLYFGGEYFATDFNENYSDDAIDNLTYGYDNNIAAVFAEADIFISKSLAFKSGVRGEYSEIFKDFTLAPRLSLAYKTSAKSQVSLAYGNFYQNPSSNILKFNQALKAQNTSHYIFNYQYNADRRLFRAEAYYKKYDNLVKYDTGLANPNSNFNSDGSGFAKGIDFFWRDSYSIKNFDYWISYSLLDTKRDYNNYPTKAQPNFANTHNLSVVGKYWIEDWRSQVGFSYALASGRTFTNPNEPGFLNNKTKPYNSLSLNWAYLISPQKILYASVNNVLGFRNINGYQYANTPDVNGNFNRRALQPAVDQFFFVGFFWTISEDKKSNQLDNL, from the coding sequence ATGAAATATATTTTAACTATTATAACTGTATTGATATCAATTCATATAAATGCTCAAAAAACCATCAATGGAACTGTCTTTAACATGAAAAATGTGCCTATAATTGGAGCTAATATTTATTTAGAGGGTACTTATGATGGAAGCACTACAGACAAAAATGGCGCTTTTTCATTTACAACTTCTGAGACAGGAACCCAAACTTTAATAGTTTCTTATTTGTCTTATGAAACATTCACTATGGTTGGTGATATATCATATATGCATGACCTTGTTGTTAAGCTTAGAGAAGATGTAAGCACTTTGGATGCTGTGATATTGTCTGCAGGAACTTTTTCAGCAGGAGATAATAGTAAGGTTAATGTTTTAAAACCATTAGATGTTGTTACGACTGCAAGTGCTTTAGGTGATTTTGTAGGCGCACTGCAAACATTGCCAGGTACAACAACCGTAGCTGAGGATGGTCGGTTATTTGTTCGTGGAGGTGGTGCTAATGAAACACAAATTTTTATAGATGGGATTCGTGTATTTACACCATACACCCCAACAACTAATAACGCACCAACTCGCGGGAGGTATTCGCCATTTTTGTTTGATGGTATTACATTTTCTACAGGCGGTTATTCAGCAGAGTTTGGACAGGCACTTTCAAGTGTATTATTGTTGAATACCATTGATGAACCTGATCAAGAAAAAACAGATATTGGTGTTATGAGTGTAGGAGCAACACTGGGCAATACTCAAAAGTGGGAGAAAAGTTCGTTGAGTGTGAATGCTTCTTATATAAATTTAGCGCCTTATAATGCTATATTTTCTAATAGAAATGATTGGATACGTCCTTTTGAAACTGTTTCTGGTGAGGCTGTTTTTAGAAAAAAAACAAATAAGGGATTGTTTAAACTCTATGGAGCATTTGATACTACTAATTTTGAATTAACCCAAGAAGATATTAATAATAGTGAAGGTGTTCATTTTAAACTAAATAATAATAATGTTTATTTTAATAGTTCGTACCAAGGGACTTTAAATGATACTTGGACACTATTTGGAGGTGTAAGTTATACTCATGCGAAAAACAACTTCAATATTATTGAAAGCGCGATTAAGGACACTGAAAACTCTGTACACGCCAAGTTGAAATTTAAAAACAGAATTAGTAACCGGTTTAAACTTTATTTTGGAGGCGAGTACTTTGCAACAGATTTTAATGAGAACTATTCAGATGACGCCATTGATAACCTAACATATGGTTATGATAATAATATTGCTGCAGTTTTTGCGGAAGCTGATATTTTTATATCCAAAAGTTTAGCGTTTAAATCTGGAGTAAGGGGTGAGTATAGTGAGATTTTTAAAGACTTTACCTTAGCACCAAGATTGTCTTTAGCTTATAAAACATCTGCTAAAAGTCAGGTGTCATTAGCATATGGTAATTTTTATCAAAACCCGTCTAGTAATATTTTAAAGTTTAACCAGGCACTTAAAGCTCAGAATACCTCTCATTATATTTTTAATTATCAATACAATGCGGATAGAAGACTGTTTAGGGCTGAGGCTTATTATAAAAAGTATGATAATCTAGTAAAATATGATACTGGTTTAGCTAATCCTAATAGTAATTTTAATAGTGATGGCTCTGGATTTGCCAAGGGAATTGATTTCTTTTGGAGGGATAGTTATAGCATTAAAAATTTCGATTATTGGATAAGCTACTCTTTGTTAGACACGAAACGAGATTATAATAATTATCCAACTAAAGCACAACCAAATTTTGCCAATACGCATAATTTATCAGTAGTTGGGAAATATTGGATTGAAGATTGGAGAAGCCAAGTCGGGTTTAGCTATGCACTAGCATCAGGGAGAACATTTACAAACCCAAATGAACCAGGGTTTTTAAATAATAAAACAAAACCTTATAATAGTTTAAGTCTCAATTGGGCGTATTTAATTAGTCCGCAAAAAATACTTTATGCTTCGGTAAATAATGTATTAGGATTTAGAAATATTAATGGCTATCAATATGCTAATACACCAGATGTTAACGGCAATTTTAACAGACGTGCTTTACAGCCAGCTGTAGATCAATTCTTTTTTGTTGGCTTCTTTTGGACCATTAGTGAAGATAAGAAGAGCAACCAGTTGGATAATTTATAA
- a CDS encoding DUF5320 family protein produces MPNLDHKGPENLGPKTGMKLGKCRKTKSDNIEYPEHRPFGKRRRKKLNYDKITRFNFKR; encoded by the coding sequence ATGCCAAATTTAGATCATAAGGGTCCTGAAAATTTAGGCCCAAAAACCGGAATGAAATTGGGGAAATGTAGAAAGACAAAATCGGATAACATTGAATACCCTGAACACAGACCTTTTGGAAAAAGGAGACGAAAAAAATTAAATTACGACAAGATAACACGATTTAATTTCAAAAGATGA
- a CDS encoding pseudouridine synthase: protein MEVSKSEHRHFVIYKPYGYLSQFKSHDSKQQSKKFLGLLYDFPKGIMAIGRLDEKSEGLLLLTTDGKTSDFVNSQKVEKEYYAQVDGTITDEAINLLKAGVEIGFDGKKYQTRPCKASRLNELPDLPKRSQKIRDDRHGPTSWVSIILNEGKFRQVRKMTSAVGFPTLRLVRVRVGTIHINSMQVGDVVEVSAFF from the coding sequence ATGGAAGTATCTAAAAGCGAGCATCGACATTTTGTAATTTATAAACCCTATGGTTATTTAAGTCAGTTTAAAAGTCATGATTCAAAACAGCAGTCGAAAAAGTTCTTAGGACTACTGTATGATTTTCCTAAGGGAATCATGGCTATTGGTAGATTAGATGAAAAATCAGAAGGATTATTATTATTGACTACCGATGGTAAAACGAGTGATTTTGTTAATAGTCAAAAAGTAGAAAAAGAATATTATGCACAGGTAGACGGTACTATTACAGATGAAGCCATCAATCTATTAAAAGCAGGAGTGGAAATTGGTTTTGATGGTAAAAAATATCAAACCAGACCCTGTAAAGCTTCCAGATTAAATGAGCTTCCAGATTTACCAAAGCGATCACAAAAAATCAGGGATGATAGGCATGGCCCAACATCTTGGGTGTCTATAATCTTAAATGAAGGTAAGTTTAGGCAGGTGCGAAAAATGACTTCGGCAGTTGGCTTTCCTACATTACGTTTGGTACGCGTTCGAGTAGGGACTATTCATATTAACTCGATGCAGGTAGGAGATGTTGTTGAAGTTAGTGCATTTTTTTAA
- a CDS encoding NifB/NifX family molybdenum-iron cluster-binding protein, with protein sequence MKKIAVPITRNNQIEEHFGHCEFYEIYTFSNTNEVLDVQLLKSEQGCVCKSNFISLLENEGVTLMLSDGIGNNAINKLNNAGIEIIRGCSGSSAEVILQFIEGEISDSDISCLKHAQHHGDGHNHVCDH encoded by the coding sequence ATGAAAAAAATAGCTGTACCAATAACAAGAAATAATCAGATAGAAGAACATTTTGGGCATTGTGAGTTTTATGAAATTTATACTTTTTCTAATACTAACGAAGTTTTAGATGTACAATTATTAAAGTCAGAGCAAGGTTGTGTATGTAAATCAAATTTTATCAGTCTTTTAGAAAATGAAGGTGTAACATTGATGCTTTCTGATGGCATTGGCAATAACGCAATTAATAAATTAAATAATGCTGGTATTGAAATAATACGAGGTTGTTCAGGTAGTTCTGCAGAGGTGATCTTACAATTTATTGAAGGAGAAATTTCTGATAGTGATATAAGTTGTTTAAAGCATGCTCAACATCATGGAGATGGACATAACCATGTATGTGATCATTAG
- the ribA gene encoding GTP cyclohydrolase II yields MNDRGTNILQGERVKLPTQYGHFELIPFQEKLNGLEHMALIKGNLTSNDTILTRIHSACATGDLFGSLKCDCGEQLIQAMKIIENNGNGIIVYLQQEGRGIGLMNKMKAYKLQEHGMDTIEANLHLGFAPDEREYQIGAEILISLGVKKVKLLTNNPEKILGLEQNGIQVDERIPLIVQSNPFNIEYLDTKRNRMGHQLNEEKMKIQYYDN; encoded by the coding sequence ATGAATGACAGAGGCACAAATATTTTGCAAGGAGAAAGGGTTAAACTTCCAACCCAATATGGTCACTTTGAGCTTATTCCATTTCAAGAGAAATTAAATGGACTTGAACATATGGCACTGATTAAAGGAAACTTGACATCAAATGATACCATTCTAACACGAATTCACTCTGCTTGTGCAACTGGAGATTTATTTGGCTCATTAAAATGCGATTGCGGAGAACAATTAATTCAAGCTATGAAAATAATTGAGAACAACGGAAATGGAATAATCGTGTATTTGCAACAAGAAGGCAGGGGAATTGGTCTTATGAATAAAATGAAGGCTTATAAACTGCAAGAACATGGCATGGACACAATAGAAGCTAACTTACACTTAGGGTTTGCCCCAGATGAGAGGGAATATCAAATAGGAGCCGAAATTCTTATTTCTCTTGGTGTAAAGAAAGTGAAATTACTGACTAATAACCCTGAGAAAATTCTTGGATTGGAACAAAACGGAATTCAAGTTGATGAACGTATTCCTCTAATAGTACAATCAAACCCATTTAACATAGAGTACTTAGACACAAAAAGAAATCGTATGGGTCACCAGTTAAATGAAGAAAAAATGAAAATTCAATATTATGATAACTGA
- a CDS encoding DUF134 domain-containing protein — translation MPRPKKKRKVNNPPKMHGFKPFGIAFCDTEHIIIQYDEYETIKLVIYDDLQQDVAADRMEVSRPTLTRVYNSALKKIAQAFVEGKSILIKGGNFEFEKDWYKCKRCFKLIAGIENHTKCGDCPAYNIGELVNLNE, via the coding sequence ATGCCACGTCCAAAAAAGAAAAGAAAAGTTAATAATCCACCGAAAATGCACGGCTTTAAACCATTTGGAATTGCATTTTGTGACACAGAGCATATTATCATACAATATGACGAATATGAAACGATTAAATTAGTTATTTATGATGATCTTCAGCAAGATGTAGCAGCAGATCGGATGGAGGTTTCACGACCTACACTTACTAGGGTTTACAATAGTGCTTTAAAAAAAATAGCGCAGGCGTTTGTGGAAGGTAAATCAATTTTAATCAAAGGTGGCAATTTCGAGTTTGAAAAAGATTGGTATAAGTGCAAAAGATGTTTTAAACTAATTGCAGGTATTGAAAATCACACAAAATGTGGTGATTGCCCTGCTTATAACATAGGTGAATTAGTAAATTTAAATGAATAA
- a CDS encoding type IA DNA topoisomerase produces the protein MKVCIAEKPSVAREIASVLGANSKRDGYYEGNGYAVTYTFGHLCTLKEPNDYKPYWKSWDLNNLPMLPEKFETKVVSNSGIQKQFKIVKSLFDKADVVINCGDAGQEGELIQRWVMNEANYKGEVKRLWISSLTTEAIKEGFENLKPAEDYDNLYYAGFSRAIGDWLLGMNATRLYTVKHGGYKQVLSVGRVQTPTLAMVVNRFKEIENFKPQPYWELQTLYRDTLFSYEEGRFLKKEDGEALANKVKESDFEIESITKKKGKEYAPKLFDLTGLQVYCNTKFGFSADETLKIVQKLYEQKVVTYPRVDTTFLPTDIYPKVSGILQKLTNYSKLTQPLLGKKIKKSAKVFNDKKVTDHHAIIPTGIQINLQYNQQQVYDIIVKRFIAVFYDDCLVANTSVIGKVADVSFKTTGKEILEKGWRVVFDTSTASSTTKDKLLPSFVKGEKGPHEPSFLEKETKPPNQFTEASLLRAMETAGKQVDDEDMRELMKENGIGRPSTRANIIETLFKRKYIKRNKKQVLPTVTGMQLIDTIQNNLLKSAELTGSWEKQLKDIEKGAFSAGAFIKNMKRMVDALVYEVRSETKRANISHAVTVKNREAKAVKKAAAGITAETCPKCKKGHIIKGKTAYGCSGYKSGCHFVIPFSYADKKISEKQYIRLLQKGSTVNLKGFKTDSGKVEGLLRFDEHFNLKLEPKKTSNTSVKTKPEELTCPKCKKGTVLKGSTAYGCSDYKSGCDFKMTFDAVRAKINGQKPTKELVHSILNGSI, from the coding sequence GTGAAAGTCTGTATTGCCGAAAAACCAAGTGTAGCACGCGAAATAGCTTCTGTTTTAGGAGCTAATTCTAAACGTGATGGTTATTATGAAGGCAATGGTTATGCAGTGACTTATACTTTTGGACATTTATGTACATTAAAAGAGCCCAACGATTATAAACCATATTGGAAAAGCTGGGATTTAAATAACCTCCCCATGTTGCCCGAAAAATTTGAAACGAAAGTTGTTTCTAATTCAGGGATACAAAAGCAATTTAAAATTGTAAAAAGTTTATTTGATAAAGCAGATGTGGTTATAAATTGTGGGGATGCAGGTCAGGAAGGTGAATTGATTCAGCGTTGGGTTATGAATGAAGCCAATTATAAAGGCGAAGTAAAACGTCTATGGATTTCTTCATTAACGACAGAGGCTATCAAAGAGGGGTTTGAAAATTTAAAACCTGCTGAAGATTACGACAATTTATATTACGCGGGATTTTCCAGGGCTATTGGAGATTGGCTACTTGGAATGAATGCTACCAGATTGTACACCGTAAAACATGGAGGTTATAAGCAGGTATTGTCAGTTGGTCGGGTACAAACTCCAACATTGGCGATGGTTGTTAATCGATTTAAAGAGATTGAAAATTTTAAACCCCAACCATATTGGGAATTGCAGACCTTGTATCGGGATACTTTGTTTAGTTACGAAGAGGGGCGTTTTTTGAAAAAGGAAGATGGAGAGGCACTAGCGAATAAAGTAAAGGAGAGCGATTTTGAAATAGAATCTATTACAAAGAAAAAAGGAAAGGAATATGCACCAAAGCTTTTCGATTTAACAGGATTGCAAGTGTATTGTAATACGAAGTTTGGATTTTCGGCAGATGAAACCTTAAAGATTGTTCAGAAATTATATGAGCAAAAAGTCGTTACGTACCCTAGAGTAGATACCACTTTTTTACCAACCGATATATATCCAAAAGTATCAGGTATTCTTCAAAAGCTGACAAACTATTCAAAATTAACACAACCACTTTTAGGAAAAAAAATAAAGAAATCGGCCAAAGTTTTTAACGATAAAAAAGTAACCGATCACCATGCTATCATCCCAACAGGGATTCAGATTAATTTACAATATAACCAACAACAAGTTTACGATATTATAGTAAAACGTTTTATAGCGGTTTTTTATGACGATTGTTTGGTGGCTAATACTTCCGTTATTGGTAAGGTTGCAGATGTGTCTTTTAAAACAACAGGAAAAGAGATTTTAGAGAAAGGGTGGCGTGTCGTTTTTGATACTTCGACTGCATCCAGTACGACAAAGGATAAATTATTACCATCGTTTGTTAAAGGAGAAAAAGGTCCACATGAACCTTCGTTTTTAGAAAAAGAAACCAAACCACCTAACCAATTTACAGAGGCTTCTTTATTACGTGCTATGGAAACAGCGGGTAAGCAAGTGGATGATGAAGATATGCGTGAATTGATGAAAGAAAATGGTATTGGAAGACCGTCAACACGTGCCAATATTATTGAAACCCTTTTTAAAAGAAAATATATAAAACGTAATAAAAAGCAGGTCTTGCCTACCGTTACTGGGATGCAGCTTATAGATACGATTCAAAACAATTTATTAAAATCTGCAGAACTCACAGGGTCTTGGGAAAAGCAACTAAAAGACATTGAAAAAGGAGCGTTCAGTGCAGGAGCGTTTATAAAGAATATGAAACGTATGGTGGATGCTCTGGTATATGAGGTGAGAAGCGAAACAAAGCGTGCTAATATATCTCATGCCGTAACCGTGAAAAATAGGGAAGCCAAGGCAGTAAAAAAAGCAGCAGCAGGTATTACGGCAGAAACCTGTCCAAAATGTAAAAAAGGACATATTATAAAAGGAAAAACAGCTTATGGTTGTAGTGGGTACAAATCGGGGTGTCATTTTGTGATCCCTTTTAGTTATGCTGATAAAAAGATTTCTGAAAAACAGTATATTAGATTGCTTCAAAAAGGGTCTACAGTTAATTTAAAAGGTTTTAAAACAGATTCTGGTAAAGTAGAAGGTTTGCTTCGTTTTGATGAACATTTTAATCTGAAATTAGAACCCAAAAAGACTTCAAATACTTCGGTGAAAACAAAACCAGAAGAATTAACTTGTCCAAAATGCAAAAAAGGAACTGTTCTTAAAGGTAGTACAGCATATGGGTGCAGTGATTATAAATCTGGATGTGATTTTAAAATGACTTTTGATGCCGTAAGAGCTAAAATAAATGGACAGAAACCAACCAAAGAACTCGTTCACAGTATTTTAAATGGAAGTATCTAA